One Olleya sp. Hel_I_94 genomic window, TAGGTGCAATTTGCTCACTCAAATGAAAATACCGAAAATAAAAGGAATAATAGACAGACGAATTTTAATCAATTACCAAATTGATAAAGAAGTCTTGGAAAATTATTTACCAAAACCTTTCAAACCTAAATTAGTAAACGGAAAAGGAATTGCAGGAATCTGTTTGATAAGATTAAAAGAAATCAGACCGAAAGGTTTGCCGAAACAAATCGGAATTTCTTCTGAAAATGGAGCTCATAGAATTGCAGTTGAATGGACTGAAAACGGAAAGTTAAAAGAAGGAGTTTATATTCCAAGAAGAGATACTTCTTCTAAATTAAATTCTTTAGCTGGCGGAACTATATTTCCTGGAATTCATCATTTAGCAAATTTTAAAGTAAATGAAAAAGATGGAAACTACGAAGTCGGTTTTATCAGCGATGACAAAACTTCATTATCAATAAAAGCAAAAGAAACAAACTCTTGGAATACCGAAAGTGTATTTGAAAATTTAGAATGTGTTTCTGAATTCTTTGAAAATGGTTCTATTGGATATTCGCCTGACAAAAATGACTTTGACGGACTTGAATTAAAAGCATATAATTGGAAAGTATCACTTTTGGAAGTTGAGAATGTAAAATCAAGCTTTTTTGAGAATGAAAGTATTTTTCCGAAAGGTTCTGTCAAATTTGATAATGCATTATTAATGAAAGATATTGAACACGAATGGATAGGACTAAAAAAAATAAAAACTGCACCTAATACCAT contains:
- a CDS encoding DUF2071 domain-containing protein, translating into MKIPKIKGIIDRRILINYQIDKEVLENYLPKPFKPKLVNGKGIAGICLIRLKEIRPKGLPKQIGISSENGAHRIAVEWTENGKLKEGVYIPRRDTSSKLNSLAGGTIFPGIHHLANFKVNEKDGNYEVGFISDDKTSLSIKAKETNSWNTESVFENLECVSEFFENGSIGYSPDKNDFDGLELKAYNWKVSLLEVENVKSSFFENESIFPKGSVKFDNALLMKDIEHEWIGLKKIKTAPNTI